A DNA window from Fragaria vesca subsp. vesca linkage group LG3, FraVesHawaii_1.0, whole genome shotgun sequence contains the following coding sequences:
- the LOC101311743 gene encoding uncharacterized protein LOC101311743: MDVSARSICALNGSMFFFLFNFLFSFLPSHYHSAQLDEITPSQPLAQGQTLVSPGHIFELGFFSPNNSANKYVGIWHKDISPRKVVWVANREQPLAVADTSVSLTVSSNGNLKLVDGKHKSIWSTNITSLLSSSNTSSVAAVLKDNGNFVVNYHLEAELWQSFDHPCDTILPNMVFRYGKSGKGNFLSSWKADNDPSPGKFLLGLAPQTPSQVFIWINNGSNDSHSIPYWRSGPWDKSSFIGVPEMDHRYINGYSVVDNLKQGTQDFSFSLYDKPVAYIDISPEGIVRITFSKNDGKWYVSWQTPKNQCDIYGACGPFGVCKASTSPICKCLKGFVPKSSAEWSKGNWTGGCVRQTKLFCERQTNKSVSSRGKQVDDDGFWKMVKLKIPDSHEFITAFNSQQSSNDCKLRCLNNCSCAAYAFVNNIGCLVWSKDLIDIQKFSASVGVELYIRLAHSEIGEGKPIKLIASITAIGLVSILAAAVFGFHRRRSNQKRQIKLKTRNFESTGMIKSSRDGLREYIGKHDELKIYDFDSILIATNNFSLANKLGQGGFGPVYKGMLPEGKEIAVKRLSSSSGQGVEEFKNEMLLISNLQHKNLVRILDTRKRAVLDWATRFNIIQGVARGLLYLHHDSYVKVIHRDLKVSNILLDDKMNPKISDFGLARIIEGTQNLENTQRVVGTRGYMSPEYAMGGMFSEKSDVYSFGVLILEIISSKKNTSFSIYDQQLGFLAYAWNLWNEDRALELVDEIMRDSYSSSEVLKCVHIGLLCVQDNAVDRPTMADIALMLSSEKNGPQPKLPLFTIQNSAYHPQQHSENTKSSKNEDFGSKHEILIAEDGKPSMAACWVSDTRHIFPESIQLPLTSFRHTIGDANGMQLGTATLFFLFIFGLLPSQYDAEVYNITPSHPLAEGQTLVSPGLIFELGFFSPNSSANKYVGLWHKSIFPRKYVWVANRDNPLAATDTSATLRIGSSGNLELVNGKQISVWSANISNCSSAFLLDNGKFVVKDVMGADLWETFDNPSDSLLPSMLMGYDSGSGKRNSLTSWKSENDPSPGIFLAGLSTELPAQVFIWINGSTPHWRSGPWDKSKFIGISSSNTKYLNPFNLADNVSQGKRYLSFSFDKIPGDKVLGYIDLSSEGILRWLFSVSGKNWYLQFKSLTNPCDNYGACGPFGVCKASGSPICKCLKGFIPRSNEEWSKRNWTGGCVRRTALSCETNANLSVSSKENDGFLKLEKMKVPDLHEFLGSLALDKSEDCKIQCQNNCSCQAYSYVDNIGCLVWSKHLIDMQQFPFNGQDLYVRLAHSELGEGKPIKLIVSLTTIGFMSILVAVVFRLLRWRANKKRRVELKARRLESTSMVKNHRDGLREYIGKHDPSELKIYDFDSILIATDNFSITNKLGQGGFGPVYKGMLPEGKEIAVKRLSSSSGQGVEEFKNEMLLISNLQHKNLVRMMGCCVKEDEKLLIYEFMPNKSLDTFLFDLKKRAVLDWSTRFNVIQGIARGLLYLHHDSYVKVIHRDLKVSNILLDEKMNPKISDFGLARIVEETQSLENTQKVVGTRGYMSPEYAMGGIFSEKSDVYSFGVLVLEIISGKKNTSFYLYDQQLGFLAYAWNLWNEGRPLELVDEVLGDLYASSEVMTCVHVGLLCVQDNAEDRPTMVDVALMLSSERDGPEPKLPVFTIKNSAYHPQPHSENTISSKNEASITTMEGR, from the exons ATGGATGTTAGTGCCAGAAGCATTTGTGCTTTAAATGGCTCCATGTTCTTCTTCCTTTTCAACTTCTTATTCAGCTTCCTTCCTTCACATTATCATTCTGCTCAACTTGATGAGATAACTCCTTCGCAACCGTTAGCGCAGGGACAAACTCTAGTTTCCCCTGGCCACATTTTTGAGTTAGGCTTCTTCAGTCCTAATAACTCTGCTAACAAGTATGTGGGGATATGGCACAAGGATATATCTCCGCGTAAAGTTGTATGGGTGGCCAACAGAGAACAGCCTCTTGCAGTTGCAGACACCTCGGTGAGTTTGACAGTTAGTAGCAATGGGAATCTGAAGCTTGTAGATGGGAAACACAAGTCTATATGGTCTACCAATATCACTTCTTTGTTGTCATCATCGAATACTAGTTCAGTTGCTGCAGTTCTTAAGGACAATGGAAACTTTGTTGTCAATTATCATCTGGAAGCCGAGTTATGGCAGAGCTTTGATCATCCTTGTGACACTATCCTACCAAACATGGTGTTTCGTTACGGTAAGTCTGGGAAGGGGAACTTCTTGAGTTCTTGGAAAGCAGATAATGATCCATCACCAGGGAAGTTCTTGCTTGGATTGGCACCACAGACGCCGTCACAAGTGTTCATTTGGATCAATAATGGATCAAATGATTCACATTCAATTCCCTACTGGAGAAGTGGTCCATGGGATAAGTCCAGTTTCATCGGTGTACCAGAAATGGATCACCGATATATAAATGGATATAGTGTAGTTGATAACTTAAAGCAGGGCACACAGGATTTCTCTTTTAGTTTATATGACAAACCTGTGGCATACATAGACATCTCTCCAGAAGGAATAGTGAGGATTACATTTTCGAAGAATGATGGGAAGTGGTATGTTAGTTGGCAGACACCAAAGAATCAATGTGACATTTATGGAGCTTGTGGACCTTTTGGGGTTTGCAAAGCTTCTACATCTCCAATCTGTAAGTGTTTGAAAGGGTTTGTACCAAAGTCAAGTGCTGAATGGAGCAAAGGAAATTGGACAGGAGGGTGTGTGAGGCAGACCAAATTGTTTTGTGAGAGGCAAACAAATAAGTCAGTCTCATCAAGAGGAAAACAAGTTGATGATGATGGCTTCTGGAAGATGGTGAAGTTGAAAATACCAGATTCTCATGAGTTCATTACTGCATTCAATTCCCAACAATCCTCAAACGATTGCAAACTGAGGTGCCTAAATAATTGTTCCTGCGCTGCTTATGCATTTGTTAATAATATAGGGTGTCTGGTGTGGTCCAAAGATCTCATTGATATACAGAAGTTTTCGGCATCTGTTGGAGTCGAACTTTATATTCGCCTAGCACACTCCGAAATAG GTGAAGGAAAGCCAATAAAGTTAATTGCCAGCATTACAGCTATTGGTTTAGTGAGTATCTTGGCAGCTGCAGTATTCGGTTTTCACAGGAGGCGATCTAACCAGAAGA GACAGATCAAACTAAAAACACGGAACTTTGAATCGACTGGTATGATCAAGAGTTCAAGAGATGGTCTCCGAGAATATATAGGAAAGCATGATGAGCTAAAGATATATGATTTTGATAGCATACTAATTGCCACAAACAATTTCAGTCTCGCAAACAAACTGGGGCAAGGAGGTTTTGGCCCAGTTTATAAG GGGATGCTACCAGAAGGGAAGGAAATAGCTGTGAAGAGACTATCTAGTAGCTCAGGACAAGGTGTTGAAGAGTTCAAGAATGAGATGCTTTTGATCTCCAATCTTCAACACAAAAATCTTGTTAGGATCTTGG ATACGAGAAAGAGAGCTGTGCTTGATTGGGCGACACGCTTTAATATTATTCAGGGTGTTGCTAGAGGGCTTCTTTATCTCCATCATGATTCCTATGTGAAGGTAATACATAGGGACCTGAAAGTCAGCAACATCCTTTTGGATGACAAAATGAATCCCAAAATTTCTGATTTTGGATTGGCACGCATAATCGAAGGAACACAAAATCTAGAAAACACTCAAAGAGTTGTTGGAACACG GGGATATATGTCTCCGGAGTATGCCATGGGAGGAATGTTTTCTGAAAAATCGGATGTCTATAGCTTTGGGGTTCTGATCTTGGAGATTATTAGCAGCAAGAAGAATACCAGCTTCTCTATATATGACCAACAACTAGGCTTTCTAGCTTAT GCATGGAACTTGTGGAATGAAGACAGGGCCTTGGAGTTGGTGGATGAAATAATGAGGGATTCATATTCCTCATCGGAAGTATTGAAATGTGTGCATATCGGACTTCTATGTGTACAAGACAATGCTGTGGATAGGCCAACAATGGCGGATATAGCTTTGATGTTAAGTAGCGAGAAGAACGGTCCACAACCTAAGCTGCCTTTATTCACTATCCAAAACTCAGCTTATCATCCTCAACAGCACTCTGAAAATACCAAATCCTCCAAAAATGAA GACTTCGGGAGTAAACATGAGATTCTAATTGCGGAAGACGGGAAGCCGTCAATGGCGGCTTGTTGGGTCTCCGACACGCGTCATATATTCCCTGAAAGCATCCAGCTTCCCTTGACTTCTTTCAG GCACACTATTGGAGATGCCAATG GGATGCAACTAGGTACCGCTACTTTGTTTTTCTTATTCATCTTCGGTTTGCTTCCATCACAGTATGATGCTGAAGTATATAACATAACTCCTTCACACCCATTAGCAGAGGGACAAACTCTAGTCTCTCCTGGCCTAATATTCGAATTGGGCTTCTTCAGTCCAAATAGTTCTGCTAATAAGTATGTGGGGTTGTGGCACAAAAGTATATTTCCTCGTAAATATGTATGGGTGGCTAACAGAGATAATCCTCTTGCAGCTACAGACACCTCGGCTACTTTGAGAATTGGAAGCAGTGGGAATCTGGAGCTCGTAAATGGCAAACAGATTTCTGTCTGGTCGGCTAATATATCTAATTGTTCATCTGCATTTCTCTTAGATAATGGAAAGTTTGTTGTCAAAGATGTTATGGGAGCTGATTTGTGGGAGACTTTTGATAATCCTAGTGACTCACTTCTGCCAAGCATGTTGATGGGATATGATAGTGGTTCTGGAAAACGGAATTCCTTGACATCTTGGAAAAGTGAAAATGATCCATCACCGGGGATATTCTTAGCTGGACTGTCAACAGAGTTACCAGCACAAGTGTTCATTTGGATTAATGGATCTACTCCCCACTGGAGAAGTGGGCCATGGGATAAATCAAAGTTTATTGGTATATCTTCATCAAATACTAAGTATCTAAATCCATTCAATCTTGCTGATAATGTGTCACAGGGAAAAAGGTATTTGTCTTTCAGTTTTGACAAAATTCCTGGTGACAAAGTTCTTGGATATATCGACTTATCTTCAGAAGGTATACTGAGGTGGTTGTTTTCAGTAAGTGGGAAGAACTGGTATCTTCAGTTTAAGTCACTCACGAACCCATGTGACAATTATGGCGCATGTGGACCTTTTGGTGTTTGCAAAGCCTCTGGATCTCCAATCTGCAAGTGTTTGAAAGGGTTTATACCCAGGTCAAATGAGGAATGGAGCAAAAGAAACTGGACCGGAGGTTGTGTGAGACGAACAGCGTTGTCTTGTGAGACTAACGCAAATTTGTCAGTCTCATCAAAAGAAAACGATGGGTTTCTGAAGTTGGAAAAAATGAAAGTACCCGATTTACATGAATTTCTGGGTTCTTTGGCTCTAGACAAGTCCGAAGACTGCAAGATACAGTGCCAGAATAATTGTTCTTGCCAGGCTTATTCATATGTTGATAACATAGGGTGTTTGGTCTGGTCCAAACACCTTATTGATATGCAGCAGTTTCCATTTAATGGACAAGATCTTTATGTCCGCCTAGCACACTCAGAACTAG GTGAAGGAAAGCCGATCAAGTTAATTGTCAGCCTTACAACTATTGGATTTATGAGTATCTTGGTTGCCGTGGTCTTCAGATTGCTCAGGTGGCGTGCTAACAAAAAAC GACGAGTTGAATTAAAAGCTCGGCGCTTGGAATCAACTAGTATGGTTAAGAATCATAGAGACGGTCTTCGAGAATATATAGGAAAACATGATCCCTCGGAGCTAAAGATATATGATTTTGATAGCATACTAATTGCCACAGACAACTTCAGCATCACAAACAAACTCGGGCAAGGAGGCTTTGGCCCAGTTTATAAG GGGATGCTTCCAGAAGGGAAGGAAATAGCAGTAAAAAGACTATCTAGTAGCTCAGGACAAGGTGTCGAAGAGTTCAAGAATGAGATGTTGTTGATCTCCAATCTTCAACACAAAAACCTTGTTAGGATGATGGGGTGCTGTGTTAAAGAGGATGAGAAGTTACTGATTTACGAGTTCATGCCTAATAAAAGCCTGGATACTTTTCTATTCG ATTTGAAGAAGAGAGCAGTGCTTGATTGGAGCACGCGCTTTAATGTTATTCAGGGTATTGCTAGAGGGCTTCTTTATCTCCATCATGATTCCTATGTAAAGGTAATACATAGAGATTTAAAAGTCAGTAACATTCTCTTGGATGAGAAAATGAATCCAAAAATCTCAGATTTTGGATTGGCACGCATAGTTGAAGAAACTCAGAGTCTAGAAAATACTCAGAAGGTTGTTGGAACCCG TGGCTATATGTCTCCAGAGTATGCCATGGGTGGAATATTTTCCGAAAAGTCTGATGTCTACAGCTTCGGGGTCCTGGTATTAGAGATTATTAGTGGCAAGAAGAATACCAGCTTCTATTTATATGACCAACAGCTAGGCTTCCTTGCCTAT GCATGGAATTTGTGGAATGAAGGCAGGCCATTGGAGTTGGTAGATGAAGTACTGGGTGATTTATATGCTTCATCAGAAGTAATGACATGCGTGCATGTTGGGCT